In the genome of Paenibacillus pabuli, the window CTGAAGACTCTCACGAGCAGTGTGTCCATGAGGTGGTTCCATCTGTTTGGCTGCGTGGAGAAACAGCGTCCGAACAGGCTCTTTGGTCTGGGCTCCCATTTTCCCCATGGCATCAGGTAACGGGGTCAGCCCGTAGTTAATCTCTGTCATCAACCGCTGGAGAGCGGCGATTAATTCTCGCAGTTGTCTTGGCCTCAAGGCATACTGCCTTGCCTTGTAGAATCCGGTGAGGGTACTGGCCAGCAGAATGATGACGGCACCGAGCATGTTAACCAAAGGCCTCACCTCCCACTTCCGTCTGCTGGAGACCACGCATTTTGCCATCGGCCAATCGAAAGGTCATACCCCGGCTCGTCCGTTGCAGCTGTACATAGCGTTGGAACATCTGCTCGACGATTAGGGTTCTCAGCGCAGGTCTGGAAGAAAGCTCAGCCAGATCACGACCATGCGCAGTAGCGATGACAGATACGCCTGCATGAAGTGCTTCCATGACCGCCTCCGCATCTTCCGGTCGGCCTATCTCGTCCACGATCAGGACATCGGGAGACATGGAGCGAAGCATCATCATCATGCCCTCAGCCTTTGGACATCCGTCCATGACATCGGTGCGAGGACCTACGTCAAATCCGGGTACGCCCTTATAACTTCCAGCGATTTCGGACCGCTCATCAACGATGCCTACCTTTAGACGTGGACGTATGCCCTGAACAAGCTCATTGACACCCATAAGTTTGGTTCCACTGCTAATCTGTCTTGCCAGATCCCGCAGTAAAGTGGTCTTGCCTTGCTGCGGAGGTGAAAGAATTAAGGTGTGCATGACCTGCCCACTTTTCATGTCCAGCAGATACGGCAGAATCCGATCAGCGACTCCGTGAATCTCTCGGGCCACCCTGACATT includes:
- the spoIIIAA gene encoding stage III sporulation protein AA codes for the protein MMVNWKDIFPEPIRTILGRMPPALLDKVEEVRIREGRPLEINAGDTYHFLTPQGSPTSKPDEAYIPLKEVTHRLLDLISNHSLYTLEEELRKGFITIPGGHRIGLAGRTVLSGGRVEYLRDINGFNVRVAREIHGVADRILPYLLDMKSGQVMHTLILSPPQQGKTTLLRDLARQISSGTKLMGVNELVQGIRPRLKVGIVDERSEIAGSYKGVPGFDVGPRTDVMDGCPKAEGMMMMLRSMSPDVLIVDEIGRPEDAEAVMEALHAGVSVIATAHGRDLAELSSRPALRTLIVEQMFQRYVQLQRTSRGMTFRLADGKMRGLQQTEVGGEAFG
- the spoIIIAB gene encoding stage III sporulation protein SpoIIIAB; the protein is MVNMLGAVIILLASTLTGFYKARQYALRPRQLRELIAALQRLMTEINYGLTPLPDAMGKMGAQTKEPVRTLFLHAAKQMEPPHGHTARESLQSGIEEAWGRSAMKADEREVMLQLSFSLGTSDRQDQTKHISLAIQQLMHEESRAQADQMKYERMCRSLGMLVGALIVILIF